The proteins below are encoded in one region of Sebastes fasciatus isolate fSebFas1 chromosome 16, fSebFas1.pri, whole genome shotgun sequence:
- the rps6kb1a gene encoding ribosomal protein S6 kinase beta-1 isoform X1 codes for MAGVFDIDLDQPDENVSDDELEDAGQLGEYMDQCTGFEFNMDDCEKFEISENSVNKGTEQIRPECFELLKVLGKGGYGKVFQVRKVAGATSGKIFAMKVLKKAMIVRNAKDTAHTKAERNILEEVKHPFIVDLIYAFQTGGKLYLILEYLSGGELFMQLEREGIFMEDTACFYLAEISMALGHLHQKGIIYRDLKPENIMLNNNGHVKLTDFGLCKESIHDGTVTHTFCGTIEYMAPEILMRSGHNRAVDWWSLGALMYDMLTGAPPFTGENRKKTIDKILKCKLSLPPYLTQEARDLLKKLLKRNASLRLGAGPGDAAEIQAHPFFRHINWDDLLARKVEPPFKPYLQSADDVSQFDSKFTSQTPVDSPDDSTLSESANQVFLGFTYVAPSVLENVKEKGAFEPKVRSPRKFPGSPRTPVSPVKFVGGDFWPRAPTLTGRTLEQPMEEQMDTSGGGGGGGSEASAPLPIRRPSGIHAGPYKKQAYPMNSKRPEHLRMNL; via the exons GACCAGTGCACTGGCTTTGAATT taaCATGGATGACTGTGAGAAGTTTGAAATTTCAGAGAACAGTGTGAACAAAGGAACAGAGCAGATCAGGCCTGAATGCTTTGAGCTGCTGAAAGTTTTGGGAAAAGGTGGCTATGGAAAG GTGTTTCAAGTTCGGAAGGTAGCAGGTGCCACCTCCGGGAAGATATTCGCTATGAAGGTTTTGAAGAAG GCCATGATTGTGCGTAATGCAAAGGACACGGCACACACCAAAGCCGAGAGGAACATTCTGGAGGAGGTGAAGCATCCCTTCATAGTGGACCTCATCTATGCCTTCCAGACAGGGGGAAAGTTGTACCTCATCCTGGAGTATCTGAGCG GAGGGGAGCTGTTTATGCAACTGGAAAGAGAGGGCATCTTCATGGAAGACACAGCATG TTTCTACCTGGCTGAGATCTCGATGGCGTTGGGTCACCTGCACCAGAAAGGCATCATCTATAGAGACCTGAAGCCTGAGAACATCATGCTCAACAACAACG GACATGTGAAGTTGACAGACTTTGGTCTATGCAAAGAGTCCATCCATGACGGAACGGTCACCCACACCTTCTGTGGTACAATCGAATACAT GGCTCCAGAGATCCTAATGAGGAGCGGACATAACCGAGCAGTGGACTGGTGGAGTTTGGGAGCTCTCATGTATGACATGCTGACAGGAGCA CCTCCATTCACCGGTGAAAACCGAAAGAAGACGATCGACAAAATCTTGAAATGCAAACTCAGCCTTCCACCTTACCTCACACAAGAAGCCAGGGACCTCCTGAAAAAG CTGCTGAAACGAAATGCCTCGTTACGACTCGGCGCTGGACCGGGAGATGCTGCTGAGATCCAG GCTCACCCATTCTTCCGTCATATAAACTGGGATGACCTCCTCGCTCGCAAAGTAGAGCCTCCATTTAAACCATACCTG CAATCGGCCGATGACGTCAGCCAGTTTGACTCCAAGTTCACCAGCCAGACTCCAGTGGACAGCCCCGACGACTCCACGCTCAGCGAGAGTGCCAATCAAGTCTTCCTG gGTTTCACATATGTAGCCCCATCTGTGCTTGAAAACGTCAAAGAGAAGGGCGCTTTCGAGCCAAAGGTGCGCTCACCACGGAAGTTCCCAGGAAGCCCAAGAACACCTGTGAG TCCGGTGAAGTTCGTAGGAGGGGACTTCTGGCCCCGGGCACCCACGCTGACTGGCCGCACCTTGGAGCAACCCATGGAGGAGCAAATGGACacgagcggcggcggcggcggcggcggctccGAGGCCTCCGCGCCACTTCCCATCAGGCGCCCTTCAGGCATCCATGCGGGACCCTACAAAAAGCAGGCCTACCCCATGAACTCCAAGCGGCCCGAACATCTACGAATGAACCTATGA
- the rps6kb1a gene encoding ribosomal protein S6 kinase beta-1 isoform X2 codes for MAGVFDIDLDQPDENVSDDELEDAGQLGEYMDQCTGFEFNMDDCEKFEISENSVNKGTEQIRPECFELLKVLGKGGYGKVFQVRKVAGATSGKIFAMKVLKKAMIVRNAKDTAHTKAERNILEEVKHPFIVDLIYAFQTGGKLYLILEYLSGGELFMQLEREGIFMEDTACFYLAEISMALGHLHQKGIIYRDLKPENIMLNNNGHVKLTDFGLCKESIHDGTVTHTFCGTIEYMAPEILMRSGHNRAVDWWSLGALMYDMLTGAPPFTGENRKKTIDKILKCKLSLPPYLTQEARDLLKKLLKRNASLRLGAGPGDAAEIQAHPFFRHINWDDLLARKVEPPFKPYLQSADDVSQFDSKFTSQTPVDSPDDSTLSESANQVFLGFTYVAPSVLENVKEKGAFEPKVRSPRKFPGSPRTPVRCA; via the exons GACCAGTGCACTGGCTTTGAATT taaCATGGATGACTGTGAGAAGTTTGAAATTTCAGAGAACAGTGTGAACAAAGGAACAGAGCAGATCAGGCCTGAATGCTTTGAGCTGCTGAAAGTTTTGGGAAAAGGTGGCTATGGAAAG GTGTTTCAAGTTCGGAAGGTAGCAGGTGCCACCTCCGGGAAGATATTCGCTATGAAGGTTTTGAAGAAG GCCATGATTGTGCGTAATGCAAAGGACACGGCACACACCAAAGCCGAGAGGAACATTCTGGAGGAGGTGAAGCATCCCTTCATAGTGGACCTCATCTATGCCTTCCAGACAGGGGGAAAGTTGTACCTCATCCTGGAGTATCTGAGCG GAGGGGAGCTGTTTATGCAACTGGAAAGAGAGGGCATCTTCATGGAAGACACAGCATG TTTCTACCTGGCTGAGATCTCGATGGCGTTGGGTCACCTGCACCAGAAAGGCATCATCTATAGAGACCTGAAGCCTGAGAACATCATGCTCAACAACAACG GACATGTGAAGTTGACAGACTTTGGTCTATGCAAAGAGTCCATCCATGACGGAACGGTCACCCACACCTTCTGTGGTACAATCGAATACAT GGCTCCAGAGATCCTAATGAGGAGCGGACATAACCGAGCAGTGGACTGGTGGAGTTTGGGAGCTCTCATGTATGACATGCTGACAGGAGCA CCTCCATTCACCGGTGAAAACCGAAAGAAGACGATCGACAAAATCTTGAAATGCAAACTCAGCCTTCCACCTTACCTCACACAAGAAGCCAGGGACCTCCTGAAAAAG CTGCTGAAACGAAATGCCTCGTTACGACTCGGCGCTGGACCGGGAGATGCTGCTGAGATCCAG GCTCACCCATTCTTCCGTCATATAAACTGGGATGACCTCCTCGCTCGCAAAGTAGAGCCTCCATTTAAACCATACCTG CAATCGGCCGATGACGTCAGCCAGTTTGACTCCAAGTTCACCAGCCAGACTCCAGTGGACAGCCCCGACGACTCCACGCTCAGCGAGAGTGCCAATCAAGTCTTCCTG gGTTTCACATATGTAGCCCCATCTGTGCTTGAAAACGTCAAAGAGAAGGGCGCTTTCGAGCCAAAGGTGCGCTCACCACGGAAGTTCCCAGGAAGCCCAAGAACACCTGTGAG GTGTGCTTGA